One window of the Novosphingobium sp. KACC 22771 genome contains the following:
- the mobF gene encoding MobF family relaxase, with translation MIQPQRLHGQPANIARYYTVGDYYTKGGNEPSEWGGKLASDLGLSGPVDAKVLRELLAGRVEDQQLGRHRADGTIQHHPGWDFAVNAPKSISIMALVAGDERVLTAHEGAVTAAISYLEEQAQLRRRDEGRIVYETTGRILVARFTEHGSRELDPHLHTHLVVLNMTNHESGERMASLESRVMYGEQRVAGQIYRNALAFGLREQGYEIDTDPRSGLFEIRGVPAELIERFSQRAEAIEDHAREHGLVGQKAQRASFYATRKAKVKIGEPELTAQWHQRAGDRLGVLRDIAATSHGRDGQHLAPTQRAASRAALFGLRQLEITEAVNNLGDILRTGLAAHVGEVRLEDIRPRIEEHEAVRKLLPTHEQTGDKVLTRGRTTRKSWRRELALTQHIALGLQDARPIASSDRLLAVLEGTVLNRQQQHALIETALTRDRITAIHGVAGSGKSTLVKVLGEAAEPGTTLIALAPTSSAAAELGTKANIEALTVAGFVARGGQGVTDRHVLVLDEAGQLGNRQALRLLEISRVTGARLLLLGDEKQTGAIEQGKPFWLMRRLGLPTVELTQAVRQETRSIKAAVAQARAGNFAESLARLDSVNTFTDNEKMAEQVVNAWIRLKPDSRSGTNILVLDNATRLIVNSKIREALRNESGLAAEDSRLTILSPAGLSDIEKQMARFYRAGQVLRFDREIAGPGVARHADYRVLGLGREANGRQVVRIVDENGRMIRWDPQTIRARHINVFNPENRDLTEGDRIQWRLVNRELDLRNAERGTVERLDGAMATVRWDRGGRVQQVDLSEHKTWDHGYAETVYSAQSKTYPRVFVLAPVESPLVNAQNFYTAITRAQYGARLWTNNVDALIGKLERQSGEKTSSAEGLGRMKVDRFGDFSRRQAGHLTNLRDEQQRMRSDRRDRALERQLYRRERPPRSAGQHLAEGARSVAQALDRFLEGILERAHAGREGQGTEFNRPTQAPDHHPEPARGPER, from the coding sequence ATGATCCAGCCCCAGCGCCTCCATGGGCAACCCGCCAATATCGCCCGCTACTATACGGTCGGTGACTATTACACCAAGGGCGGCAACGAGCCGTCCGAATGGGGTGGGAAGCTCGCCAGTGACCTGGGCCTGTCCGGTCCGGTCGACGCCAAGGTCCTGCGCGAGCTTCTGGCCGGCAGGGTCGAGGATCAACAATTGGGTCGTCACCGGGCCGACGGGACCATTCAACATCACCCCGGCTGGGACTTTGCGGTCAATGCCCCCAAATCGATATCGATTATGGCGCTGGTGGCGGGTGACGAGCGGGTCCTCACCGCCCATGAGGGGGCTGTCACAGCGGCTATCTCTTATCTCGAAGAGCAGGCTCAGCTGCGAAGGCGCGATGAAGGCAGGATCGTGTATGAGACGACAGGGCGGATTCTGGTTGCCCGCTTTACCGAGCATGGCAGCCGCGAACTCGATCCACATCTTCATACCCATCTTGTGGTCCTTAATATGACCAACCATGAAAGCGGGGAACGCATGGCGAGTCTGGAAAGCCGGGTCATGTATGGAGAACAGCGCGTCGCCGGTCAGATCTATCGCAATGCGCTGGCTTTCGGTTTGCGTGAACAGGGCTATGAAATCGACACCGACCCGCGCTCCGGACTGTTTGAAATACGGGGCGTGCCGGCAGAGCTGATCGAGCGATTCTCACAGCGTGCGGAGGCCATTGAGGATCACGCGCGCGAACATGGTCTGGTGGGACAAAAGGCGCAGCGAGCATCCTTCTATGCCACCCGCAAGGCCAAGGTGAAGATCGGCGAGCCGGAACTCACCGCGCAATGGCATCAGCGGGCAGGGGACCGGCTCGGAGTGCTTCGAGACATTGCCGCAACGAGCCATGGACGCGATGGGCAGCATTTGGCGCCGACCCAGCGTGCGGCATCGCGGGCAGCCCTGTTCGGCCTGCGACAATTGGAAATCACGGAAGCAGTCAACAACCTGGGCGATATTCTGCGGACCGGTCTTGCCGCCCATGTGGGTGAAGTCAGGCTTGAAGATATCCGCCCACGGATCGAAGAGCATGAGGCGGTGCGCAAGCTGCTGCCCACCCATGAACAAACCGGCGACAAGGTCCTGACGCGCGGGCGTACCACGCGCAAATCCTGGCGACGGGAGTTGGCACTTACCCAGCATATTGCCCTGGGCCTTCAGGATGCCCGACCGATTGCATCGAGCGATAGATTGCTGGCCGTCCTTGAAGGGACCGTGCTCAACAGGCAGCAACAGCACGCCCTTATCGAGACAGCCCTCACGCGCGACCGGATCACCGCCATTCACGGCGTTGCGGGTTCCGGCAAATCAACGCTGGTAAAAGTGCTGGGCGAGGCGGCGGAACCGGGGACCACGCTGATCGCTCTGGCCCCGACATCGTCGGCTGCGGCCGAATTGGGCACGAAGGCGAATATCGAGGCTCTTACTGTTGCCGGCTTTGTTGCACGCGGCGGGCAAGGCGTCACCGACCGTCACGTTCTGGTCCTTGATGAGGCTGGGCAATTGGGGAACCGTCAGGCTTTGCGGTTACTGGAAATCAGCAGGGTCACGGGCGCGAGGTTGCTCCTGCTGGGGGACGAAAAACAGACAGGCGCCATCGAGCAGGGCAAGCCTTTCTGGTTGATGCGTCGTTTGGGTTTGCCGACCGTCGAATTGACGCAAGCCGTGCGGCAGGAAACCAGATCGATCAAAGCCGCCGTTGCGCAGGCAAGGGCGGGGAACTTTGCAGAGTCTCTGGCCAGGCTCGATAGCGTCAACACGTTCACCGACAATGAGAAAATGGCTGAACAGGTAGTCAACGCCTGGATAAGGCTCAAGCCGGATTCGCGCTCGGGTACGAACATCCTCGTGCTCGACAATGCAACCCGGCTCATCGTCAACAGCAAGATCCGTGAGGCGCTCAGAAACGAAAGCGGGTTGGCTGCCGAGGACAGTCGCCTGACGATCCTATCTCCTGCCGGCCTGAGCGATATCGAGAAGCAGATGGCCCGCTTTTATCGGGCAGGTCAGGTGCTGCGCTTTGATCGCGAAATCGCGGGACCGGGTGTCGCGCGCCATGCTGACTATCGTGTATTGGGGTTGGGGCGGGAAGCCAATGGTCGTCAGGTCGTGCGCATCGTTGACGAAAATGGGCGTATGATCCGCTGGGATCCGCAGACTATCCGGGCCCGGCACATCAACGTGTTCAACCCTGAAAATCGGGACCTTACTGAAGGGGACCGCATCCAGTGGCGTCTTGTCAATCGTGAACTCGATCTGCGCAATGCAGAACGTGGAACGGTGGAAAGGCTGGACGGAGCAATGGCGACTGTTCGCTGGGATCGGGGCGGACGGGTTCAGCAGGTCGATCTGTCCGAGCACAAGACCTGGGACCACGGTTACGCCGAGACCGTTTATTCGGCCCAGTCCAAGACCTATCCACGTGTCTTCGTGCTGGCCCCGGTCGAATCGCCGCTGGTCAACGCCCAGAATTTTTACACCGCGATCACCCGAGCCCAATACGGGGCGAGGCTTTGGACCAACAACGTTGACGCGTTGATCGGCAAGCTCGAACGTCAGTCGGGTGAGAAGACCTCCTCGGCGGAGGGGCTTGGGCGAATGAAGGTCGATCGCTTTGGTGACTTTTCACGCCGTCAGGCGGGGCATCTGACCAATCTCAGAGATGAACAGCAACGGATGCGGTCGGATCGGCGGGACCGGGCGCTGGAGCGGCAACTCTACCGCCGCGAGCGTCCGCCCCGCAGTGCCGGTCAGCATCTTGCCGAAGGCGCGCGTAGCGTCGCGCAGGCGCTTGATAGATTTCTGGAGGGCATTCTCGAGCGTGCCCATGCGGGTCGCGAAGGGCAGGGGACCGAATTCAATCGGCCCACGCAGGCGCCAGACCATCACCCCGAACCCGCCCGAGGTCCCGAACGATAA
- a CDS encoding type IV secretion system DNA-binding domain-containing protein, with protein MSIFRNDTLGSWTRGGQAIVHNVRMTTQVFYQTLLAGVVIWIIGTIWYALEKSSAYERFVLVKLAEAWIKVDAAEGTNDPVQFHTPDGRTYWTSADWLVASNLAKKTLHSFETYLLHGAVISGIFALAMLGWAWFYFTRTGRGLGSNEYLRGARFGTIRQVRQALWRQKKGPLVIGPVPVPEAFEPEHILLCGAPGTGKTNLIVGMLEGIRQSGRRAIVYDTAGTFVEKFYRQGQDMLLNPLDQRTAHWSPWVDVPRDYHYDQIAESTIPDKHGDPFWAKAARGTLVAVMRKLARQKHTYVSVLLDRLLRSKLKDLAAFVTGTDAAAFISTEGERTSAGIQAELASVMRSFSYLDDTEDGFSIRDWVEKGEEGSWLFITVKADQLPSLRPLITVWLDIAISAIMSLTPDRDRRLYCVIDELPTLQKLPSLSDFLARARKYGGCGILGFQSYPQLEATYGIQDAAAITGYCSTWVALRANDTATAKHVSENLGQVEQVEANEGMSYGVNDMRDGVNLSRMQVTRPLVMPTEVTNLPNLVGFLRFGRNLPVIRFDSRFNDIPSLGEAFSERTNPPVHIDKARTLVRIAHAEARIREAMEREATQTPSPAIDVPQKPSVKPPKARKEPAPSSPQPDLFQPLSQEIDPQRVEDILLNEENAELPVPARILWTILAGKQGQIQSDLVQHGRDDGPREPAKPA; from the coding sequence ATGAGCATCTTTCGCAATGACACGCTCGGATCCTGGACGCGGGGTGGGCAGGCCATCGTTCACAATGTCCGGATGACAACTCAGGTCTTCTATCAGACGCTTCTTGCGGGGGTGGTGATCTGGATCATCGGCACCATCTGGTACGCGCTTGAAAAATCCAGCGCCTATGAACGCTTCGTTTTGGTCAAGCTTGCCGAAGCCTGGATCAAGGTCGATGCGGCAGAAGGCACCAATGATCCGGTGCAGTTCCACACGCCTGACGGTCGAACCTACTGGACCTCGGCTGACTGGCTGGTCGCTTCCAATCTTGCGAAAAAGACGCTGCATAGTTTCGAGACCTATCTGCTCCATGGCGCGGTGATCTCCGGCATCTTCGCTCTGGCCATGCTTGGCTGGGCCTGGTTCTACTTTACCCGGACGGGCAGGGGGCTTGGCTCCAACGAATATCTGCGCGGCGCCCGGTTCGGTACGATCCGGCAGGTTCGGCAGGCGCTGTGGCGTCAGAAAAAGGGGCCGCTCGTTATCGGTCCCGTCCCCGTGCCGGAAGCTTTCGAGCCCGAACATATCCTGCTTTGCGGCGCTCCCGGAACCGGCAAAACCAACCTCATCGTCGGTATGCTTGAAGGCATCCGTCAATCGGGCCGAAGGGCAATCGTCTATGACACTGCCGGTACTTTCGTTGAAAAATTCTACCGGCAGGGGCAGGACATGCTGCTCAATCCGCTCGATCAGCGTACCGCCCATTGGTCGCCATGGGTCGATGTGCCGCGCGATTATCATTACGATCAGATCGCCGAGTCGACCATTCCCGACAAGCATGGCGATCCCTTTTGGGCGAAGGCTGCACGGGGCACCTTGGTTGCGGTCATGCGCAAGCTTGCCCGGCAGAAACACACCTATGTCTCGGTGCTGCTCGATCGGCTCCTGCGCTCCAAACTCAAGGACCTTGCCGCGTTCGTGACCGGCACGGATGCCGCCGCCTTCATCAGCACCGAGGGGGAGCGGACTTCAGCAGGCATTCAGGCGGAACTTGCCTCGGTGATGCGCAGCTTCAGCTATCTCGATGATACCGAGGATGGCTTCTCGATCCGAGACTGGGTGGAAAAGGGGGAAGAGGGAAGCTGGCTCTTTATCACCGTCAAAGCGGACCAGTTGCCGTCCTTACGCCCCCTGATCACCGTCTGGCTCGATATTGCCATCAGCGCCATCATGAGCCTGACGCCCGATCGTGACAGGCGTCTCTATTGTGTGATCGATGAATTGCCCACGTTGCAAAAGCTGCCTTCGCTCTCGGACTTTCTGGCCCGCGCCCGTAAATATGGCGGGTGCGGCATCCTGGGGTTCCAATCCTATCCGCAACTCGAGGCAACCTATGGCATTCAGGATGCAGCGGCGATCACCGGCTATTGCTCAACCTGGGTAGCGCTGCGGGCCAATGACACGGCAACGGCCAAACATGTATCGGAAAACCTAGGGCAGGTCGAACAGGTCGAGGCCAATGAAGGCATGTCCTATGGCGTGAATGATATGCGCGATGGGGTCAATCTGTCGCGGATGCAGGTGACGCGGCCGCTGGTCATGCCGACCGAAGTCACGAACCTGCCCAATCTGGTTGGCTTTCTGCGCTTTGGTCGCAATCTTCCCGTGATCCGGTTCGACAGCCGTTTCAATGATATTCCCTCGTTGGGGGAGGCCTTTTCTGAACGTACCAATCCGCCCGTTCATATCGACAAAGCCAGGACGCTCGTTCGTATAGCTCATGCCGAAGCACGCATTCGTGAGGCGATGGAAAGGGAGGCAACACAGACGCCTTCGCCCGCCATCGATGTTCCGCAGAAACCATCCGTGAAACCGCCCAAAGCCCGGAAGGAACCTGCGCCATCGTCCCCACAGCCTGACCTCTTTCAGCCCTTGTCACAGGAGATCGACCCGCAGCGGGTGGAAGACATATTGCTCAATGAAGAGAATGCCGAGCTTCCCGTACCGGCGCGTATTCTCTGGACGATCCTTGCGGGCAAACAGGGGCAGATACAGTCCGATCTTGTCCAGCATGGCCGCGATGACGGGCCGCGTGAACCGGCAAAGCCCGCATGA
- a CDS encoding CopG family transcriptional regulator, translated as MPKINFRLDGSLHTVLMRRARGANLSMSSLIRHLLEQAVDERRRYVFSSQDEILATSIQILSILATSVGQQSPKALEQGMAQARTILAERGLLGGEDGQ; from the coding sequence ATGCCCAAGATCAATTTCCGACTTGATGGATCGCTGCATACAGTTCTGATGCGCCGTGCTCGCGGCGCCAACCTGTCCATGTCGAGCCTCATTCGACATTTGCTTGAACAGGCTGTCGATGAGCGCAGGCGATATGTCTTTTCATCGCAGGATGAAATCCTCGCCACCTCGATCCAGATCCTCTCCATCCTCGCAACATCGGTTGGACAGCAATCGCCCAAAGCGCTCGAACAGGGCATGGCGCAGGCCCGCACCATCCTTGCCGAGCGCGGCCTGCTGGGCGGGGAGGATGGCCAATGA
- a CDS encoding DUF2493 domain-containing protein translates to MTKAIRSVRSFSEIADFLAQETASPTDDFAHCFSETVDGFRISVAEDVVTSDLPDALQVQLATEMLVRTMFDVLRDTRFETLSDRIAWGIVHAFHRVAGQLDGEADKAALKVRDLIRDADGSEVMMGELEEAQTLCQSLDEAREAVACMRDHAAATFHSETGRPWSSPRGSLVSGKRTASVIAAQDFLAARRQRRIDQHHPQAPIVIFSGGAEGWHDHALIWERLDAIRARIPAMVLATTAQEKGCDAMAAAWAASRNVRVVAFTLNRKLGAQAGFRRNEQLLALRPVEAVVAQGSGLQSHLARGVRAKGIPAHFITLANQREATSR, encoded by the coding sequence ATGACCAAGGCAATCCGTTCCGTCCGCTCCTTCTCCGAAATCGCCGATTTCCTCGCGCAGGAAACCGCCAGCCCCACTGACGACTTCGCTCATTGCTTCTCCGAGACCGTCGATGGCTTCCGCATCAGCGTTGCCGAAGACGTGGTGACGAGTGATCTTCCCGACGCCTTACAGGTCCAGCTTGCCACCGAAATGCTGGTGCGCACCATGTTCGATGTGCTGCGCGATACGAGGTTTGAGACCCTTTCCGACCGGATCGCATGGGGGATCGTCCATGCTTTCCACCGGGTCGCCGGGCAACTCGACGGCGAGGCAGACAAGGCTGCGCTCAAGGTCCGGGATCTCATCCGCGATGCTGACGGCAGCGAGGTGATGATGGGCGAACTCGAAGAGGCCCAGACCCTGTGCCAGTCGCTCGATGAAGCCCGCGAGGCGGTTGCCTGCATGCGTGACCATGCCGCTGCGACCTTCCATAGCGAGACAGGCCGCCCGTGGTCCTCGCCGCGTGGATCGCTGGTGTCGGGCAAGCGCACCGCCTCGGTTATTGCTGCCCAGGATTTCCTTGCCGCGCGCCGTCAGCGCCGGATCGATCAACACCATCCGCAGGCCCCGATCGTGATCTTCTCCGGAGGGGCGGAAGGCTGGCACGATCACGCGTTGATCTGGGAAAGGCTCGATGCAATCCGTGCGCGGATACCGGCGATGGTGCTGGCCACCACGGCGCAGGAAAAGGGTTGTGATGCGATGGCAGCGGCCTGGGCGGCGAGCCGGAATGTCCGTGTCGTGGCCTTCACTCTCAACCGCAAACTGGGGGCGCAGGCCGGGTTTCGTCGCAATGAGCAATTGCTGGCCTTGCGTCCGGTCGAGGCGGTGGTGGCGCAGGGCTCAGGGCTGCAATCGCATCTGGCGCGCGGGGTGAGGGCAAAGGGTATCCCGGCGCATTTTATCACGCTGGCCAATCAGCGTGAGGCGACCTCCCGTTAG
- a CDS encoding DUF2493 domain-containing protein, which produces MTDPSSHRVSNFADLPSLYAAITASPEFQRAFGDPLPLSITEPGEDPGEHDMPEPLAVQAECGAVIATIFDLFNGTRLEPLAAEIAWGFVNSFHFVAGKLERREESLADEIRDLARDPEGSEVYNRELEDKQILCQSTAEQREAMECMRDYAAEMYRAQSGWPWSPSKGSRASKASTATQIAIQDFLRGRDLEKRERHVPKGPIVIASGHAEWHDWQAVWARLDAVHARIPHMMLVSTAQRKGFDAIVAAWAAQSGVPLVAYTLTGGGRGAPFARNRRLVELKPVEAILGEGSGIQANLYQALRKAGVPIHAFRKSEQAPIASVPRLTVARRRHAV; this is translated from the coding sequence ATGACCGATCCATCTTCACACCGCGTGAGCAACTTTGCGGATCTGCCCAGTCTCTATGCGGCGATTACCGCCAGTCCTGAATTCCAGCGGGCCTTTGGCGATCCGCTGCCGCTTTCGATCACCGAGCCTGGCGAAGACCCGGGCGAGCATGACATGCCCGAGCCGCTCGCGGTACAGGCCGAATGCGGGGCAGTGATTGCCACGATCTTCGATCTTTTCAACGGCACAAGGCTAGAACCGCTGGCCGCCGAAATCGCCTGGGGTTTTGTCAATTCCTTCCATTTCGTCGCAGGCAAGCTGGAGCGGCGAGAGGAGTCGCTCGCCGATGAAATTCGCGATCTGGCCCGTGATCCTGAAGGCTCGGAAGTCTATAACCGTGAACTGGAGGACAAGCAGATCCTCTGCCAGTCGACCGCTGAGCAACGTGAGGCGATGGAATGCATGCGCGACTATGCCGCCGAGATGTATCGCGCCCAGTCGGGCTGGCCATGGTCTCCCTCCAAAGGCTCCCGCGCATCGAAGGCTTCCACCGCGACGCAGATCGCCATTCAGGACTTTTTGCGCGGACGGGACCTTGAAAAGCGTGAGCGGCATGTGCCCAAAGGCCCCATCGTCATCGCCTCAGGCCATGCCGAATGGCATGATTGGCAGGCGGTATGGGCAAGGCTTGATGCCGTTCATGCGCGCATACCGCATATGATGCTGGTCTCGACCGCGCAGCGCAAAGGCTTTGATGCCATTGTCGCGGCATGGGCGGCCCAAAGCGGGGTTCCGCTGGTGGCTTATACGCTGACGGGTGGTGGGCGAGGCGCGCCATTTGCCCGCAACCGGCGGCTCGTCGAATTAAAACCTGTCGAGGCCATTCTGGGCGAAGGATCGGGCATTCAGGCCAATCTCTATCAGGCGCTGCGCAAGGCAGGCGTGCCGATCCACGCCTTTCGTAAAAGCGAACAGGCGCCCATTGCCAGCGTGCCTCGCCTGACTGTGGCAAGGCGGCGGCACGCGGTCTGA
- a CDS encoding DUF736 domain-containing protein produces the protein MNIGEVSLQNGRLMGRIATRTIDLPRIGLRAVESQNPRAPRFEVVALNVARRWVQIGALWEAEMKKTGEVFLAGNIDDPSLPEPLPVALFRNESGGYAIAWRRDTLRSEAGGSGFGASNYDMQGGEASGRYDAGQDSGFGESTAGPDGTMTREMAPFGAGEDDDVGF, from the coding sequence ATGAATATCGGAGAAGTCTCGCTTCAGAATGGTCGTCTGATGGGCCGTATCGCCACGCGCACCATTGATCTGCCCCGCATCGGCCTGCGTGCCGTTGAAAGCCAGAACCCGCGTGCCCCTCGATTCGAGGTCGTCGCGCTCAATGTCGCCCGGCGCTGGGTGCAGATCGGCGCTCTGTGGGAAGCGGAAATGAAGAAGACCGGGGAGGTGTTCCTCGCCGGCAACATCGATGATCCCAGCCTGCCCGAGCCGCTGCCGGTGGCTCTGTTCCGCAATGAGAGTGGCGGTTATGCCATCGCATGGCGTCGCGATACGTTACGCTCGGAGGCCGGTGGCAGCGGCTTTGGCGCCAGCAACTACGACATGCAGGGCGGTGAGGCCAGCGGTCGCTACGATGCCGGACAGGACAGTGGTTTCGGTGAAAGCACTGCCGGTCCCGATGGCACGATGACCCGCGAAATGGCGCCTTTCGGTGCCGGCGAGGATGACGACGTCGGGTTCTGA
- a CDS encoding DUF5818 domain-containing protein yields the protein MSHSSGAYRRLTGMLRMNGHSPVIEVDDRSILRLVTDEDLHSFDARSVVVEGTLSADHRLHVTWIGLAAG from the coding sequence ATGTCTCATTCCTCAGGCGCCTACCGGCGCCTTACCGGCATGCTGCGCATGAACGGTCATAGCCCGGTGATCGAGGTCGATGACCGCAGCATCCTTCGCCTTGTCACCGATGAGGATCTGCATAGCTTTGATGCCAGAAGTGTTGTCGTAGAGGGGACTTTGTCTGCCGATCATCGGCTGCATGTAACCTGGATTGGCCTTGCAGCGGGATAG
- a CDS encoding type II toxin-antitoxin system VapC family toxin — protein MRLLLDTHALIWWLAGDEALSAAAREAIGDEANSIFVSAASAMEVATKFRIGKLPGAALLANDFEAIIAGQGFGELAISVRHARLAGEMNIAHKDPFDRFLIAQAQAEGMVLVSNEALFDGFAVQRLW, from the coding sequence TTGAGACTGTTGCTTGATACCCATGCGTTGATCTGGTGGCTGGCAGGTGATGAGGCGTTGAGCGCTGCCGCCCGCGAAGCCATTGGTGATGAGGCCAACAGCATTTTCGTAAGCGCGGCTTCGGCCATGGAAGTCGCCACCAAGTTTCGCATCGGCAAATTGCCCGGTGCGGCGCTGCTTGCAAATGACTTCGAGGCAATCATTGCCGGCCAAGGGTTCGGTGAGCTTGCGATCAGCGTCCGGCACGCTCGGCTCGCCGGAGAAATGAACATCGCCCATAAAGATCCGTTTGATCGCTTCCTGATCGCGCAGGCGCAGGCGGAAGGTATGGTTCTGGTGTCCAACGAAGCCTTGTTTGACGGCTTTGCTGTGCAGCGTCTCTGGTAA
- a CDS encoding type II toxin-antitoxin system Phd/YefM family antitoxin codes for MTQFSVHDAKTNLSRLIAEALAGGDVVIARGSVPVVRLVPIEPQGRRAFGSLKGRISMDERFNEPLPQDEIEGWDLA; via the coding sequence ATGACCCAATTTTCGGTTCACGATGCCAAGACCAATCTCTCCCGACTGATTGCTGAAGCACTGGCCGGCGGCGATGTGGTGATCGCGCGCGGCAGTGTGCCGGTCGTTCGGCTGGTGCCGATCGAGCCGCAGGGGCGCCGTGCGTTCGGCTCGCTCAAAGGCAGGATCTCTATGGACGAGCGCTTCAACGAACCGCTGCCTCAGGATGAGATCGAAGGGTGGGACCTGGCTTGA
- a CDS encoding DUF5983 family protein: MRETTLLTFSSLHLPVDERAVIEQAIRTSSRNVEGRLEVRYRDLVIEPHLDGFFVLRSAAGWATAEHPENVSSALWAILTYGSAAGAAWISFDREMSPDERWRIFL, from the coding sequence TTGCGTGAAACCACACTCCTGACCTTTTCGTCGCTGCATCTTCCGGTCGATGAGCGGGCAGTCATCGAGCAGGCGATCAGAACCTCTTCCCGCAACGTCGAAGGGCGCCTGGAGGTGCGCTATCGGGATCTTGTGATCGAGCCGCATCTCGACGGCTTCTTCGTGCTTAGGAGCGCGGCAGGATGGGCCACCGCAGAGCACCCCGAGAATGTCTCATCGGCTCTCTGGGCCATTCTGACCTATGGCAGCGCGGCAGGCGCGGCGTGGATTTCCTTCGACCGGGAAATGTCACCCGACGAGCGCTGGCGGATTTTTCTGTGA
- a CDS encoding DUF5983 family protein has protein sequence MRLACHCVLSTAHLPVADRDAFENLITKAPRRTGRLIIDHPFLTLEAHQFGFAIHLGIFEDDPEQPEDVSLVLWGLMRRASALGADWLWFDRY, from the coding sequence ATGCGCCTTGCCTGTCACTGCGTTCTTTCGACCGCGCATTTGCCGGTTGCGGATCGCGATGCTTTCGAAAATCTGATCACCAAGGCCCCGCGTCGGACCGGTCGGCTGATCATCGATCATCCCTTTCTGACTCTCGAAGCGCATCAGTTCGGTTTCGCCATTCATCTGGGCATTTTCGAAGATGATCCGGAGCAGCCCGAGGACGTGTCACTGGTATTGTGGGGCCTGATGCGGCGGGCCAGTGCTCTGGGGGCGGACTGGCTGTGGTTTGATCGTTATTAG